In Lachancea thermotolerans CBS 6340 chromosome H complete sequence, a single genomic region encodes these proteins:
- the PPH22 gene encoding phosphoprotein phosphatase 2A catalytic subunit PPH22 (highly similar to uniprot|P23594 Saccharomyces cerevisiae YDL134C PPH21 Catalytic subunit of protein phosphatase 2A functionally redundant with Pph22p methylated at C terminus forms alternate complexes with several regulatory subunits involved in signal transduction and regulation of mitosis) produces MEIDSDVPMQDATEETLDPTLDEDALSKAQEGPGSSGIADHKASKPLQLDSGNIGQLDQWIEHLGKCQVLSEDDVSRLCKMAVDVLQFEENVQPVNVPVTICGDVHGQFHDLIELFKIGGPCPDTNYLFMGDYVDRGYYSVETVSYLVAMKVRYPKRITILRGNHESRQITQVYGFYDECLRKYGSANVWKMFTDLFDYFPITALVDNKVFCLHGGLSPMIETIDQVRELNRIQEVPHEGPMCDLLWSDPDDRGGWGISPRGAGFTFGQDISEQFNHTNDLSLIARAHQLVMEGYAWSHQQSVVTIFSAPNYCYRCGNQAAIMEMDENHNRQFLQYDPSMRPGEPTVSRKTPDYFL; encoded by the coding sequence ATGGAGATAGATAGCGACGTACCAATGCAAGACGCTACCGAGGAAACCCTCGACCCTACGCTAGACGAAGATGCGCTGTCCAAGGCCCAAGAGGGACCGGGCTCTTCCGGAATTGCCGACCACAAGGCGTCAAAGCCACTCCAGCTTGATTCGGGCAACATCGGGCAACTGGACCAGTGGATTGAGCATCTAGGCAAGTGCCAGGTACTATCCGAGGACGACGTGAGCAGACTGTGCAAAATGGCAGTCGATGTTCTCCAGTTTGAAGAGAACGTGCAACCTGTCAACGTGCCGGTAACGATATGCGGTGATGTACACGGTCAGTTCCACGACTTGATAGAGTTGTTTAAAATCGGCGGGCCTTGCCCGGATACCAACTACCTGTTCATGGGAGATTACGTTGATAGAGGGTACTACTCGGTGGAAACCGTATCATACTTGGTGGCAATGAAGGTGAGATATCCAAAGAGAATTACTATCCTCAGAGGCAACCACGAGTCGAGGCAAATTACGCAAGTTTACGGGTTCTACGATGAATGTTTGCGGAAGTACGGTAGTGCCAACGTTTGGAAGATGTTCACGGACCTGTTTGACTACTTCCCCATCACTGCATTAGTTGACAACAAAGTGTTTTGTTTGCACGGCGGTCTGTCGCCGATGATCGAGACGATAGACCAAGTGAGAGAGCTCAATAGAATACAGGAGGTTCCCCACGAGGGCCCCATGTGCGATCTACTCTGGTCTGATCCGGATGATAGAGGTGGGTGGGGTATCAGTCCAAGAGGAGCCGGTTTCACTTTTGGCCAAGACATAAGCGAGCAGTTCAACCACACAAATGATCTCTCTCTCATCGCGAGAGCACACCAGTTGGTCATGGAAGGTTACGCGTGGTCTCACCAGCAGAGCGTCGTGACTATTTTTAGCGCACCCAACTATTGCTATAGATGTGGCAATCAAGCTGCGATCATGGAAATGGACGAGAACCACAACCGCCAGTTTCTCCAGTACGACCCCTCGATGCGGCCCGGTGAGCCCACTGTTAGCAGAAAGACCCCGGATTATTTCTTATGA
- the UFD2 gene encoding ubiquitin-ubiquitin ligase UFD2 (similar to uniprot|Q06096 Saccharomyces cerevisiae YPR105C COG4 component of oligomeric Golgi complex): MASFEDILLVTKNPADPRGYAVLPEEFEEPLDANQVDAILLYQLVENPNLPLQPFVYLKDCFQKVQQQKRLLKKSQQDIEALQEIDRLVVGYGLILFQVEEFSHGDGNFLTYMKGIVARVDDYTDFLTQLINRATQEDTLMEFIENFFVTLKKYIDSLGLFNLNDSLNFSSVLTLFELFVSFKPVAASFTKISGFFAAYNAKPNDFEKVTLLGPILTLSPLNASVALQNYGDNLERSQQQTNMIHESLQTQHKMVLDRLFYIVDKIIRGSVESRTDVLTYFAQIINKNHLRRGDHAQLNKLASNAFVSNIALLLVRFSQPFLDVSYRKIDKIDVNYFNNLNLFLDLSSETRMNSDFKEADEFYDKNKKSEDNKPNFISDCFFLTLAYLHYGIGGTLLYDEKVSPQIKRMREEVERITRATQSGDMFARFASMQLPALEKNLQTMQSIQQTLQGFFSHKSLQLEVFEFISGACTFLVRVIDPNHQYPHKQIKLPLIPDQVGVENVDNADYLREHAPVPFKYYPEFVIEGIINYAQYISKYSLNPMFGNPRLHSFVEMATVILRCPELVSNPHLKGKLVQVLSIGAMPIRDNTPGFMMGIFENNELVRENLLYALLDFYVIVEKTGSSSQFYDKFNSRYSISIILEEIYQFSEYRRQIIWQSQSNADFFVRFVARMLNDLTFLLDEGLSSLAEVHNIQRELENRVRGSAPTREENDQELQSKLASAERQAKSSCGLAEKSITLFNIFSKDIPSAFCTPEIVDRLAGMLDYNLASLVGPKCRELKVKNPKKYSFDAKSLLRSLCTVYTNLADQPEFISAVAKDGRSFNKELFDRSVHILGNKTGLVNDEFCVKLLQFARDAQDQKVAEEEADLEMGEAPDEFLDPLMFTLMKDPVILPASRVTIDRSTIKAHLLSDSTDPFNRMPLKLEDVIPNEELKHRIEMFRRNKRE, from the coding sequence ATGGCGTCTTTCGAAGACATTCTTCTTGTCACCAAAAACCCAGCCGATCCAAGGGGCTATGCTgttcttccagaagaatttgaagaacccCTGGACGCAAATCAAGTCGATGCCATACTACTGTACCAACTCGTGGAGAATCCCAACTTGCCATTACAACCCTTCGTATACTTGAAAGactgcttccaaaaagtACAACAGCAAAAGCGtcttctcaagaaaagtCAGCAAGATATCGAAGCGCTGCAGGAGATTGATCGTTTAGTTGTTGGGTATGGCCTCATATTGTTCCAAGTTGAGGAGTTCTCTCATGGCGATGGCAACTTTCTCACGTACATGAAAGGGATCGTGGCTCGGGTGGATGATTACACAGACTTCCTCACGCAACTGATCAACAGAGCAACGCAAGAAGACACCTTGATGGAATttattgaaaacttttttgttactctgaagaagtacATTGATTCTCTTGGACTGTTCAACCTGAACGACTCtctgaacttttcttcGGTCTTgactctttttgagctctttgtgTCTTTCAAGCCCGTCGCTGCATCCTTTACCAAAATAAGTGGTTTCTTTGCCGCTTACAACGCCAAGCCCaatgactttgaaaaggtaACACTCTTAGGACCTATTCTCACTCTGTCGCCATTGAACGCTAGCGTTGCTTTACAAAACTATGGTGATAACTTAGAACGcagccagcagcagacCAACATGATTCATGAGTCGCTCCAAACCCAACATAAGATGGTTCTTGATAGGCTCTTCTATATCGTGGATAAAATTATTCGTGGCTCAGTTGAATCACGTACAGACGTGCTCACATATTTTGCTCAGATTATAAACAAGAACCATTTGCGGAGAGGTGACCACGCTCAGCTTAACAAACTTGCTTCAAATGCTTTCGTTTCGAATATAGCTCTACTGTTGGTACGATTCTCGCAACCTTTTCTGGACGTCTCCTACAGGAAAATCGATAAGATTGACGTTAACtatttcaacaacttgaaTCTTTTCCTTGACCTATCCAGCGAGACTCGCATGAACTcagatttcaaagaagcagaCGAGTTTTATGAtaagaacaagaaaagcgaAGATAACAAACCTAACTTTATCTCTGACTGTTTCTTCCTGACGCTTGCTTACTTGCATTACGGAATCGGGGGCACTTTACTCTACGATGAGAAAGTGTCACCACAAATCAAGCGGATgagagaagaagttgaaagaaTTACTCGCGCTACACAGTCAGGAGACATGTTTGCAAGGTTTGCCTCAATGCAATTACCTGCTCTCGAAAAGAACCTTCAAACCATGCAATCTATTCAGCAAACACTGCAGGGGTTTTTCTCGCACAAATCTCTTCAACTCGAGGTGTTCGAATTTATAAGCGGTGCATGCACTTTCTTGGTGAGAGTCATTGATCCAAATCACCAATACCCGCATAAGCAGATAAAGCTACCTCTCATTCCAGACCAAGTTGGAGTTGAAAACGTTGATAATGCCGACTATCTTAGAGAGCATGCTCCAGTTCCTTTCAAGTACTACCCAGAGTTTGTCATTGAGGGCATAATCAATTATGCTCAATATATTTCCAAGTACTCCTTGAATCCAATGTTTGGAAATCCTCGGCTACACTCCTTCGTTGAGATGGCTACAGTCATACTGCGCTGCCCAGAGTTGGTCTCTAACCCTCATTTGAAAGGCAAACTCGTGCAAGTACTGAGCATTGGGGCCATGCCTATTCGCGATAACACTCCCGGATTTATGATGGGAATTTTCGAGAACAACGAGCTTGTGCGCGAAAATCTATTGTACGCCTTGCTTGACTTCTACGTGATAGTAGAGAAAACAGGGTCCTCATCACAGTTTTATGATAAGTTCAACAGCCGCTACAGCATATCAATTattttggaagaaatttACCAGTTCTCAGAATACCGCAGGCAGATCATCTGGCAGTCGCAAAGTAACGCAGATTTCTTCGTGAGATTTGTTGCACGAATGCTCAATGACTTGACATTTTTGCTTGACGAAGGCTTGAGTAGCCTTGCAGAGGTTCATAACATTCAACgggagcttgaaaaccGAGTGCGAGGATCCGCGCCTACGCGTGAGGAAAATGATCAAGAACTGCAATCAAAGCTTGCGTCTGCAGAGAGACAGGCGAAATCTTCTTGCGGGTTAGCAGAAAAGTCCATTACTTTGTTCAATATCTTCTCCAAGGATATTCCTAGCGCGTTCTGTACTCCAGAAATCGTGGACAGGTTAGCAGGGATGCTTGATTACAacttggcttctttggtGGGCCCAAAATGCCGAGAGCTCAAAGTGAAAAACCCCAAGAAATATTCTTTTGACGCGAAGTCTTTGTTGAGGTCTCTTTGTACCGTCTACACCAATCTTGCAGATCAACCCGAATTTATTTCAGCGGTTGCTAAAGATGGTCGGTCATTTAACAAGGAGCTATTCGATCGGTCAGTGCATATTCTAGGGAACAAAACTGGACTAGTCAACGATGAGTTTTGTGTCAAGCTGCTACAGTTCGCAAGGGACGCGCAGGACCAGAAGGtggctgaagaagaggccgACCTTGAGATGGGCGAGGCTCCCGATGAGTTCTTGGATCCACTGATGTTTACGCTCATGAAAGACCCAGTGATTTTGCCCGCCTCGAGAGTCACGATTGACCGAAGCACGATTAAAGCGCACCTGCTGAGCGATTCTACAGATCCTTTCAACAGAATGCCTCTCAAGCTGGAAGATGTTATTCCTAACGAAGAGCTTAAGCACAGGATCGAGATGTTCAGAAGGAACAAGCGCGAGTAA
- the RDI1 gene encoding Rdi1p (highly similar to uniprot|Q12434 Saccharomyces cerevisiae YDL135C RDI1 Rho GDP dissociation inhibitor), producing the protein MSDDTEFKEFQDENPDRYKVSAKKTLAEYQKLDAEDESLAKWKESLGLSSDTLPLEFPGDKRKVVIQKIQLLVDTESQPITFDLTNDQTLKELASTRHKIKEKSIYKLKITFKVQHEIITGLRYVQYIKKAGIAVDKIDDHLGSYAPNTTKKPFYEVELPESEAPSGFLARGSYSAISKFIDDDKTNHLTLNWGVEIVKK; encoded by the coding sequence ATGAGCGACGACACCGAATTTAAAGAGTTCCAGGATGAAAACCCAGACAGATACAAGGTCTCAGCAAAGAAGACGCTGGCTGAGTACCAGAAGCTCGACGCGGAAGATGAGTCGCTGGCCAAATGGAAGGAAAGCTTGGGGCTGAGCTCGGACACACTTCCTCTGGAATTCCCTGGAGACAAGCGCAAAGTGGttattcaaaaaattcagcttttggttgACACAGAGAGCCAACCAATCACGTTTGACTTGACCAACGACCAGACTCTCAAGGAATTGGCGTCCACGCGACACAAGATTAAGGAGAAGTCCATTTATAAGCTCAAGATCACTTTCAAGGTACAGCACGAAATCATTACTGGCCTAAGGTATGTCCAGTACATCAAAAAGGCCGGGATTGCAGTCGACAAGATCGACGATCACCTGGGCTCTTACGCACCCAACACCACCAAGAAACCCTTCTACGAGGTTGAGCTGCCCGAAAGCGAGGCCCCCAGCGGGTTTCTAGCAAGAGGAAGTTACAGCGCGATCTCAAAATTCATTGATGACGACAAGACTAATCATTTGACGCTCAACTGGGGTGTGGAGATAGTCAAAAAATAA
- a CDS encoding uncharacterized protein (some similarities with uniprot|P48568 Saccharomyces cerevisiae YDL186W Hypothetical ORF) — translation MSVLERPLSHNSPVFVPSPECTARAYTLPANTTGVRQLVIRKQNGRVVAAKSQLIDRMEDALVRWRPPASCHAGSTAALKGKHPYQQELDTDVDLTSVPLHASLDSIRHYFDNLGHTISRPCSQRPPKTEQLAGSTQSPASSPASSASGMAVQIRQSVQSAGTRGTTPRAMAYDADPDNIEARPASYSFPIPAYYLPHTDACPVGESTRENNEEAHGCWAQWTTFWDELCDDLAALCSCN, via the coding sequence ATGAGCGTTCTCGAGAGGCCCCTTTCCCATAACTCACCAGTTTTTGTTCCATCTCCAGAGTGCACTGCTCGGGCCTACACTCTGCCCGCGAACACCACTGGCGTACGACAGCTAGTTattcgaaaacaaaatggACGCGTTGTCGCGGCGAAAAGCCAGCTCATAGACCGCATGGAGGATGCCTTAGTGCGCTGGCGGCCGCCTGCGTCCTGCCACGCGGGCTCCACCGCCGCGCTTAAGGGGAAACACCCGTACCAGCAGGAATTGGACACTGACGTGGATCTCACAAGCGTGCCGCTGCATGCGTCGCTCGATTCGATCCGCCACTATTTCGACAACCTGGGACACACAATATCGCGCCCGTGCTCGCAACGGCCGCCGAAGACAGAGCAGCTCGCCGGGTCGACGCAGTCGCCAGCATCTTCGCCTGCGTCTTCCGCAAGCGGGATGGCCGTGCAGATCCGGCAGAGCGTGCAGAGCGCAGGCACACGCGGCACCACCCCTCGAGCTATGGCCTACGATGCGGACCCAGACAACATTGAAGCCAGGCCGGCGTCTTACAGTTTCCCAATTCCAGCCTACTACCTTCCGCACACAGACGCGTGCCCGGTGGGCGAATCTACGAGGGAGAACAACGAGGAGGCGCATGGGTGCTGGGCTCAATGGACTACATTTTGGGACGAGCTCTGCGATGACCTGGCGGCGCTGTGCAGCTGTAATTGA
- the RBS1 gene encoding Rbs1p (some similarities with uniprot|Q870H2 Saccharomyces cerevisiae YDL189W RBS1 Protein of unknown function identified as a high copy suppressor of psk1 psk2 mutations that confer temperature-sensitivity for galactose utilization proposed to bind single-stranded nucleic acids via its R3H domain) gives MTSNNGMAIGKLTPALVAALFERAHDKQFIIQLENSMVEFMGSPAEAYQLEPMNSYYRLLAHHVAEYHGLGHSLSRNNDACVVVFKGETFLRDKSIVLLQNLDPSCVTNAVDTQRSESKQSASKSMIAQETRQVYNSAGLKPLAAVSEKEGTRTPETPSTPKKPIPIEDDSPQPHQFETSRYRFRQQSEKPRRRKNYKGSTNRTAQPVYFPPPPAFPVPYMLYNPYPMMFVPPERQFSQFAPVAPVGQYPNPNPFIYGHPAHNKVEPYGPNGSSSTFSSMRTYKTEDSESLESLSKDASEKQEPRMSRKDSETSVGKISDKMDKLGL, from the coding sequence ATGACGTCCAATAACGGAATGGCTATAGGGAAATTGACACCAGCGTTGGTCGCGGCACTCTTTGAAAGGGCACACGACAAGCAATTTATCATCCAACTTGAGAATTCAATGGTTGAATTCATGGGCTCACCCGCGGAAGCGTATCAATTGGAACCAATGAATTCCTATTACAGACTTCTGGCTCATCATGTTGCAGAGTATCACGGATTGGGGCATTCGTTGTCTAGAAATAATGACGCATGTGTCGTGGTATTTAAGGGAGAGACTTTTCTAAGAGACAAATCCATTGTGCtacttcaaaaccttgatcCTTCGTGTGTAACAAATGCAGTAGACACACAGCGATCCGAAAGCAAGCAGAGTGCATCGAAGTCAATGATTGCCCAGGAAACAAGGCAAGTATATAATTCCGCTGGTCTGAAACCACTGGCCGCAGTATCAGAAAAAGAGGGGACCAGAACCCCAGAGACCCCCAGCACCCCTAAAAAACCGATTCCTATTGAGGATGACTCGCCTCAACCGCATCAATTCGAGACTTCGCGATACAGGTTCAGACAACAATCTGAAAAACCCCGGAGGCGCAAAAATTATAAAGGTTCCACCAACCGAACGGCTCAGCCTGTATACTTTCCTCCGCCACCTGCTTTTCCAGTCCCTTACATGCTCTACAATCCATACCCAATGATGTTTGTGCCACCTGAGCGCCAATTCTCACAGTTCGCGCCGGTGGCGCCTGTTGGGCAATACCCAAACCCAAACCCGTTCATATACGGACATCCCGCCCACAATAAGGTCGAGCCTTACGGGCCAAACGGTAGCAGCAGTACATTCTCATCCATGAGGACGTACAAGACAGAGGACTCCGAGTCTTTGGAATCGTTAAGCAAAGACGCTTCTGAAAAGCAAGAGCCCAGGATGTCCAGGAAGGACTCTGAAACAAGCGTCGGAAAGATTAGTGATAAAATGGATAAATTAGGGTTATAA
- a CDS encoding 2-oxo-4-hydroxy-4-carboxy-5-ureidoimidazoline decarboxylase (conserved hypothetical protein) — MSLPEFNTFKAADTDFQTAVLETLFEKSNSLIKLTLEDEQFMNAVGSSYSEFIEKVRERLVQLCESQGQQESEESRRSELSDIIAAHPKLGEPKKGLSVHSQNEQRNLGNGDTLEVQQALKHLNEVYEQHYPGLRFVVFVNGRSRPEIIRVMEGRINSGNAWLEEAGLACNEMCDIANDRVLKYVQ; from the coding sequence ATGAGCTTACCAGAATTTAATACCTTCAAGGCCGCTGATACTGATTTCCAAACTGCAGTCCTCGAGACGTTGTTTGAGAAGAGCAACTCACTGATAAAACTAACACTCGAGGATGAACAATTCATGAACGCAGTAGGAAGTAGCTATTCTGAGTTCATAGAAAAGGTACGTGAGAGGCTGGTTCAGCTGTGCGAGAGCCAAGGCCAGCAAGAATCCGAAGAATCGCGCAGAAGCGAGTTGAGCGACATCATAGCTGCGCATCCAAAGCTCGGGGAGCCTAAGAAAGGACTTTCAGTGCATTCACAAAACGAGCAGCGAAACCTTGGAAATGGCGATACTTTGgaagttcaacaagctcttAAGCACTTGAACGAAGTATATGAGCAGCATTATCCTGGGCTGCGATTTGTGGTGTTCGTTAACGGGCGCTCTAGGCCAGAAATAATCCGTGTCATGGAAGGGCGAATCAATTCTGGAAATGCTTGGCTTGAGGAGGCTGGCCTGGCTTGCAACGAAATGTGCGATATTGCCAATGACCGGGTACTGAAATATGTACAGTAA